In Nematostella vectensis chromosome 12, jaNemVect1.1, whole genome shotgun sequence, the genomic window aaataaataaataaatgcgaGTACTATGTTCGGGTCAACTCATCACAAGCTACCCCTGGCTGCCAAGGTAAAAATGCTTTATTTGTCTAAGGAAGGACCTATagggaagttttttttataggcaATGGTATTTCTTCCCATATTTTTGAAGATATGGCAGCAAATCCCGACAGCCCAACATTTGTTCTAGAAGCTGGTCTGCATGAGTTGCCCTTGGATGCAAATCTTGTGTTATGACCGTGTATTTGCGATGAAGGTAAAACTAAATTTGACAGGGCTTGTGGGGTTGGCGATGATTCAAAGAGCATGATATGGTTAAATAAGCCAGAAAACATTGTCATAAAGTATTAGAATACACCTGTTTCAAATATGCTAATCAAAACTGGCATAACGGTCCGAAGTATTTTCACTCTGTCAAAGTGCTTGCTGAGTAGGCGACTCGCACGGGTGCATTGATGACGTATTTTCCGGTGTATGAAAAGGGTAGAAGGGCGTTTTTCTTCAAGCGTGTTAAAAACAAACTCAGACAAGCGTCCTCCCATTATTAGCCCTAACTCAGCGTTCAATAATTAGCTCCCACAAGCGCACTCTTTAAGTCAGCCCTCACGATCAGTAGCTCTCAGTAGTTCCATCATACCGCCACAATGGTGGAAATACACGCTGGCGACGAATCTCACATAAAAAGATGTCGCAACATAAAATTCGACATCTGGAGATTTCATGTGAACTTCAATCCGGTCGTGACATTTTGCTCAGCAGTCATTATCTGGGGGCTTGTTATTTTCTGTCTCGTTGAAACCGAAAAGGCAGCTGCCCATTTGCCCACATGGACAAAGTGGGTGACAGATAAGTGGACCTGGCTCTACAtcgggacccaagacgcctgGGCTGTGTTCATTCTCGTTCTGTTCTTCTCCAAGTATTCTAACCTAAAACTTGGGAAGACAGACGACGAGGAGCCGGAATTCAATGATGGTTCGTACTTCAGTATGCTGTTCGCTGCTGGAATCGGTGTTGGATTATTTTACTTTGGCGTAGCAGAACCTGTTCAGCACTATCAGCCTACAAAACCTGGTGACCCTATGATATGGGGAAATCGCTATCAGGGAAGGTTAGTACGCAAAACAAGGCAAAAGTAACTGAAATTTCGTGACCAGAAATTTATCGTGTGACCAACTAAACCGTAAACTTATTATAATTATAGTTGAAGTAAACTTATTATAATCATAGTTGAAGCGGTCCGTATAGTTTTCAGCAAGAGATATAGCTAGAGACAAGCGCTACCCTTGTCAAGGTGTTAACGTATTTTTagaaagccaaaaaaaaaaaggttgctCAAATCAAAGTTGTGACATTATGTTCTAGATTGAAGAGGCAGCCATACGCGCAACGTTCTGGTTTTGTTGAGCTTTGATCAAAAAGCGGTTCCACAACAAACGTGGGGTCGAGGTTCTAATTAATTCAATTTCGtgcgaaaaaaaaacggtGTTCTAGCGTTGTATTTTCTAACGTCTGGAGGTTTCGTCATGTGATGATGAAGCATTGCATTGCCACTCTTGTTGCTAAGTGAATGCCATGTCAATCAGACAATCAGTTTTGGATGAGTGCATATCAAAATATATACATAGCGAGTGCCGAATTAGAAAGAGAATAACTTTTATGTTGTCACGCGAAACGGCTTAAAATTAGTATGCGAGGGCTTGAAATAGGTAAGCGTTTTGTGCGAGGTGAAGCTGACATTACTGAAATAAAAACCAGAAACAAATGTGTTACTATTCACCAACTGGGCAACTAGAGAAAACGAGCATCTGTGGAAAAGGGGTGATTATTCCTTAATAGCCAACACACTTTTTTCAGGTACTCCGACAACCAGCGCGCGCAGGACGccatcaacgtgaccttgttTCACTGGGGAATCCACGGCTGGATCGTCTACACCATGATTGGTCTGTTGTTGGGCTTCCTGTCTTATCGCTACAACATGCCCATGACCATGCGCACGTGCTTCTACCCGTTGCTAGGCGACAAGATCTACGGCACCTTCGGTGACCTGATCGATATCCTGTCGGTGGTGTGCACGATGTTTGGCGTTTGCACGAGTCTCGGCGCCGGAGCGATCCAACTTAACGATGGACTTAACAGACTGAACAGCGACATCCCGAAGTCAGCTACAAGTCAAGTGGCTATCATCTGGGTGATAACAGCGGTGGCAACCGCCTCCGTGATAAGCGGCATTAAGATCGGTATCCGACGTCTCAGTGAGATCTGCTTCTCCCTTGGAatgtttatcttttttattattttcttctaCGACGACACTTGGTTCCTGTTGAACGCTTTCGTCCAGAGCATCGGCTACTACCTGCAGTGGATAGTGCAGATTGGCTTCCACACCGACGCCTTCGCTCAACTTGGGAACGCCCCTGACGGCAAGCAAGCCCCTAGTTGGATGAATGACTGGACCATTTTCTACTGGGGCTGGTGGATCGCGTGGGCTCCCTTCGTTGGCGTGTTCATCGCGCGCATCTCGCGTGGACGGACCATCAAGCAGTTCATCACCTACACCCTGACCGTCCCCATTTTGTATTGCATCATGTGGTTCTCTATCATGGGCGCCGTCGGGATCAAGATGGAGCGCGAGGCGGCACTCGCGGGAATCCAGTGCAACTCTACTTACGGGGGAACAAATTCAACTGCATC contains:
- the LOC5520152 gene encoding glycine betaine transporter 1-like — its product is MVEIHAGDESHIKRCRNIKFDIWRFHVNFNPVVTFCSAVIIWGLVIFCLVETEKAAAHLPTWTKWVTDKWTWLYIGTQDAWAVFILVLFFSKYSNLKLGKTDDEEPEFNDGSYFSMLFAAGIGVGLFYFGVAEPVQHYQPTKPGDPMIWGNRYQGRYSDNQRAQDAINVTLFHWGIHGWIVYTMIGLLLGFLSYRYNMPMTMRTCFYPLLGDKIYGTFGDLIDILSVVCTMFGVCTSLGAGAIQLNDGLNRLNSDIPKSATSQVAIIWVITAVATASVISGIKIGIRRLSEICFSLGMFIFFIIFFYDDTWFLLNAFVQSIGYYLQWIVQIGFHTDAFAQLGNAPDGKQAPSWMNDWTIFYWGWWIAWAPFVGVFIARISRGRTIKQFITYTLTVPILYCIMWFSIMGAVGIKMEREAALAGIQCNSTYGGTNSTASHKGLYRLSCRESTSMWFDVMNQYEGIGSFLSGISIVGLVLYFVTSSDSGSLVIDSLSANGHPDPPVLQRVFWALTEGACATGLLWTGGSKALSALQAVSVSSGLLYTVVLNFVCISIWRAVKYDTGDLDFTGPYFNFGLFDLFYSIPSFERLYRLAIAIFFPCWPMANAKHKIDGSNRWVTMVFLAVPFYGWVLLEIAEIAQQGLAYVGWSLVIGFVVLGGGIRGAIREKYKIVGNMAEDFFAVMLMYPLAAMQMEYQVTGNPEAKPRNDAEFGVNNYAMDKVEDKKEVEATRNPNKELDHYF